From Actinomycetota bacterium:
CGCTCAATTCCCTCAAGGCTCCGGCGGTGTCGAAGACATCTTTCAGCCTGAACCCCGCCTCCAGGGCCCGGCGTGAGGACTCCTGGATCACCGGGCCGTCCAGCACCGGATCCGAGAAAGGGATGCCCAGCTCCAGGGCGTCGCAGTGCTCCAGCAGGGAGGCGGCGATGCGCAGCGAGGTATGGCGGTCGGGGAAACCGGCAGTGGCATAGCCGATGAGCGCCGTACCGTTCTCTCCCGTCCTGGAGAAGGCCCGGTCGATACGGTTCATGCTCGTGCCCCCCTTGTATCCATGAGCGTGTGCACGTCCTTATCGCCTCGCCCGGAGAGGCACACCACCATGGAGCTGCCGTGCGGCATGTCCGCCGCCAGCCGCACGGCGTAGGCCACGGCGTGGGCGCTCTCCAGGGCGGGGAGGATGCCTTCGTAGCGGCACAGTTCCTCCGCCGCCCGCAGCGCCTCCTCGTCCGCCACGCGTACGTATTCCGCCCTGCCGCTGTCCCTGAGGAAGGAATGCTCCGGCCCCACTCCCGGGTAGTCAAGGCCCGCCGACACGGAATGCGTCTCCAGCACCTGCCCGTCGCCGTCCTGCAGCAGGTAGCTGCGGGCGCCGTGCAGCACGCCCGTGGTGCCCAGGCACAGGGTGCTGCCGTGCTCCCCCGGCGCGGTCCCGGTCCCCCCCGCCTCCACTCCCACCATGTGCACGCTGTCGGACAGGAAGGGGTGGAAGAGTCCCATGGAGTTGCTGCCGCCGCCGACGCAGGCCACCAGGCAGTCGGGCAGCCGCCCTACGCTCTCCATGTGCTGCTGGCGCGCCTCCCTCCCGATGACGGACTGGAGTTCGCGCACCATGGCCGGAAAGGGGTGGGGGCCCACCACCGAGCCCATGCAGTAGTGGGTATGGGCGGAGGTGGCGACCCAGTCGCGCAGCGCCTCGTTCACCGCGTCCTTGAGGGTGCGCGAGCCGGTGTTGACCGGGATCACCCGCGCCCCCAGCAGCTCCATGCGGAAGACATTGAGGGACTGGCGGGCCATGTCCGTCTCCCCCATGAAGACGTCGCACTCCAGGCCCAGCAGGGCCGCCGTGGTCGCGGTGGCCACGCCGTGCTGTCCCGCCCCCGTTTCCGCGATGACGCGCCGCTTGCCCATGCGCCGCGCCAGCAGGCACTGGCCCAGGGTGTTGTTTATCTTGTGCGACCCGGTGTGGCAAAGGTCCTCGCGCTTCAAGAAGATGGCCGCGCCGCCCGCCGCGCTCGAGAGGCGGCGCGCCTCGTAGAGCGGCGTGGGCCTGCCGGCGTAGTCCCGCAGGTACGAGGCCAGCTCCGCCTGGAAGGCCGGGTCCGCGGCGGCCTCGTTGTAAGCCTGCTCCAGTTCCGAAAGGGGGGCTATCAGCGTCTCCGGAACGTAGCGTCCCCCGAAGGCGCCGAAACGGCCGGTCCCTGCACCCGCCTCAGTCGCCGCTCGTGTTCTCATCGTCGCATACCTCCTCCTGCACATCGCCGGCGGCATCACGTGCCGCGCGGGCGAATTCACGCATGAGCGCCTTGTCCTTTTTACCCGGGGCCGCTTCCACCCCGCTGGATACGTCCACCCCGAACGGGCGCACCCTTCTCACCGCCTCACCCACGTTGGCCGGGGTCAGGCCGCCGGCCAGGATGACCCTGCCGCCGGCCGCGGCCAGCGAAGCCAGGCCCCAGTCGCAGGTCCTGCCCGTGCCACCGGCGAGGAGCGGGTCCCAGGTGTCGATGAGCACGGCAAAGACCCCGTGGTAGTCGGCTATGCGCCCGAGGTCCTCGGGTGAGCGGGGGCGCAGCGCGGCGATGGCCCTGCCCCCGAAACGCAGGACCTCGCCGGGGTCCTCGCCGCCGTGGAACTGCACCAGGTCCAGGCCGCAGTAGTCCATGATCCGTCTCACCTCACCGCCGTCCTCTCCGGCGAATACCCCTATCCTCAGGACCGACGGAGAGATCCCGGAGCAGATCTCGCGCGCACGCTCGGGGCCGATACGGCGCGGGCTCTCCGCGAAGACCAGGCCGATGGCTCCGAAACCCGACGCGCAAGCGGCGGCCGCGTCCTCGCTCCGGGTGATGCCGCATACCTTAAGCAGTAACACGTCCGCCTCCCGCCAGTTCCATCAGGGAAAGGCACGGGTCTTTCCCGCGCACCAGGGCTTCCCCCACCAAAACCGCGTCCACCCCCAGCGCGGTCAGATGCGAGAGCTGGCCGCGCCGCGCGTATCCGCTCTCGCTCACCAGCACCCTTTCGGGGGGCACCAGCGGGGCAAGCCGCGAGGTCGTCTCCAGGTCCACCTCCAGGGAACGCAGGTCGCGGTTGTTGATGCCGACGATGGCGGCCCCCGCATCCAGCGCCGCCTCGAGCTCCGGCTCGTCGTGCACCTCGACCAGGGCGTCCAGCCCCAACGCCGCGGCCTCCGACAGGAGGCCGGCCAGCCCTTCTCCCGGCAGCGCGGCCGCGATGAGCAACACCGCGCTTGCTCCGTACGCCCTCGCCTCCAGGAGCTGGTAGGGGTCGATGATGAAGTCCTTGCGCAGCAGCGGCAACGTGGTGGCCCCGTGCGCCTCGGCGAGGTCCTCCAGGCTCCCCCCGAAGAACTCCGGCTCCGTGAGCACGGAAACCGCGCGGGCGCCGCCCCGCTCATAGGACGCCACCAGGTCCCTTACGGACAGGTCGGGACGTATCGGACCCCGCGAGGGGGAGGCGCGCTTCACCTCCGCGATTATCCTGACGCCCTCGCCAGCGCCGCGCCGCACCCCGTGGAGAAAGTCAGGGGGAGCCGAAGCCCTCGCGCAGGCCTCGCGCAAGAGCGCGGCGGGGACGCCGGCCTTGCGGCTTTCCACGCGCCGCGAGGCCGAAGCGATCGCCCTGTCCAGGAACATCCTCATGCACCCCCCGTTCCGGCTGCGGCGGACCGGGCAGCCATGGCGCGGGTGAGGCTGGCCAACTCCCGCAGTTTGCCCAGAGCAGCCCCTGAGTCTATGGACCGTTCCGCGATGGTTACGCCCTCGCGCAGGCCGCCCGCTAAGCCCGCAACCGTCAGCGCCGCGGCCGCGTTGAGCACGGCGATGTCGCGGCGTGGGCCCGGGCCGCCCGTCAGGACCTCACCGGCGATGATGCGCGCGTTGTCCGCCGCGTCGCCACCCACCAGGTCCCGCAGGTCCGCGCGGGGTATACCCAGTTCGCGGGCGTCGAAGCGGTAAAAGCGAACCCCGCCCGGGCCGATCTCCCATACCCGGGTAGGGGAGGTGGTCGAAAACTCGTCCATGCCGTCCTCGCCGTGGACCACCATGGCCCGCTTCACCCCCATCTCCGCCAGGGCGTGGGCCACGAGCGAAGCCTTGTCCCCCATGCCCACTCCCAGCACCTGTACCTCTGCGCCGGCCGGGTTGGTCAGTGGGCCCAGCAGGTTGAAGGCGGTGGGGACGCCCATCTCCCTCCGCGCTCTCATCACGTGGCGCATGGCGGGGTGGAAGTTGGGCGCGAACATGAAGCCGATACCCACCTCCTCGATGCAGGTCCGCACCTCCTCCGGCGCTAGCTCCACCGTCACCCCCAGCGCCTCCAGCACGTCGGCGCTGCCGCAGGGGGACGAGACCCCGCGGTTGCCGTGCTTGGCGATGTAAGCCCCCGCCCCCGCGGCGATGAAGGCGGCCGCGGTCGAGATGTTGAAGGTACAAAGGCCGTCCCCTCCCGTGCCGCAGGTGTCCAGCAGCGGCCTGACTTCCGGCCTGATGGCGGTGGCCGCCTCCCGCATGCCCTCGGCGAAACCGGCGATCTCCTGCGCCGTCTCCCCGCGCATCTTCAGCGCCGTGAGCAGGGACGCGATCTGGGCGTCGCTGGCCTCGCCCCGCATGAGGCAGCGCATGGTCTCGCGGGCGCCCTCGCGGTCCAGGCTGCCGCCCGAGGTCAACCTGCCTATGACCGCGCCGATGGTCTCCACGCCTTCGCGGGGGGCATGGTCGAGGTCCGCCATCATGCTCCCACCTCCATGGCGAGGAAGTTTTCCAGGAGCCGGTCTCCGCAGCTGGTCAGGATGGACTCAGGATGGAACTGCACTCCCTCCACGGGCATGTGCCGGTGGCGGACGCCCATCACCAGGCCGTCCTCGGAGCGCGCGCTCACCTCCAGCTCCTCGGGGATGGACTCCAGCATGAGGGAGTGGTAGCGCGTGGCCTCGAAGGGGCTCTCCAGCCCCTGGAAGATGGTCCGCGAGTCGTGGGAGATGCTGGACACCTTGCCATGCACCGGCCGCGGCGCCCGCACCAGGTCCGCCCCGAAACACTGGCCGATGGCCTGGTGCCCCAGGCACACGCCCAGGAGGGGCACTTTCCCAGCGAAGAGGCGCACCGCGTCCATGGTCATGCCGGAGCCGGACGGCGTGCCCGGGCCGGGGGAGATGACCAGGTGGGTGGGCGCGAGACCCGGCAGCTCGCCGGCCCCGACGGCGTCGTTGCGCACCGTCACCACCTCGGCCCCCAATACCTCCAGTGCCTGGGCCAGGTTGAAGGTGAAGGAATCGTAATTGTCGATGAGCAGGACCCTCCTCACGACCTCACCCCCTCGCGGGCTTCGCTGAGGCGCACCGCCCGCAGCAGCGCCCGCGCCTTGTTGCGTGTCTCCTCGTATTCGCGAGACGGGTCTGAGTCCGCCACCACCCCGCCGCCAGCCTGGACGTGGGCCCGGCCGCCCTGGGCGATTATGGTGCGGATGGCGATACAGGTGTCCATGTCCCCACCGTAGGAGATGTAGCCCACGGCGCCCGCGTAGGGCCCTCGCCGGTCCTTCTCCAGCTCGTCTATGATCTGGCAGGCCCTGATCTTGGGCGCCCCGGAAACGGTCCCGGCGGGGAAGGTCGCGCGCAGCAGTTCCCGGTTTCCACAGCCGGGGCGCAGCTCCCCGCTGACCTCGCTCACCAGGTGCATGACGTGGGAGAAGCGCTCCACCTCCAGCATGCGCTCGACGCGCACCGAGCCGGGAGAGCAGACCCTGCCCAGGTCGTTACGGGCCAGGTCCACCAGCATCACGTGCTCGGCCCTCTCCTTGGCATCGCCCAGGAGTTCCTCCTCCAGCGCGGCGTCTTCACGCGGCGTCCTCCCCCGCGGCCGCGTCCCGGCGATAGGCCGGATCACCGCGCGGCCGCCCCGCTGCCGCACCATGGGCTCGGGCGATGAACCGATGAGGTGAAGGTCGCCGAAGCGCAGGTAGAACATGTAGGGAGACGGGTTCTCCGACCTGAGGCTGCGATAGACGTTGAAGGGCGAGCAGCGCAGGGGGAGGGAGAAGCGCTGTGAGGGCACGATCTGAAAAGCGTCCCCCGCGTAGATGTACTCTTTCGCCCTCTCCACCACCGCCTCGTACTCCTCCCGCGAGAAGTTGGATTCCACCCCGTGGAAGTCGGTCTTCTCCGAGAGGAAATAGACGTCGGGGGAGGCGTCGCGCCGTATGCTGCCGGCGAGGTCACCCGACATGGACTCCAGGGACGCGATGGCCTGGCGGTACAGGGCGCGCAGCTCCCCGACGGAGGCGTCCGGCGGTATGGTCACGTTGGCCATGAGGATGAGGCGCCCGGCCAGGTGGTCGAAGGCGGCCGAGGTCCGGGTGAACATGAACATCATCTCGGGCAGTCCCAGGCCGCCGCTTGCCGCGAGTTCGATGTCTTCCATGCAGGGCAGGAGGTCGTAGGAGAGATAGCCCACGGCCCCGCCGCTGAAGGGGGGCTCGCGGCCGCTTTCATAAGCGTTGAAGGCGCCCATGGTCTCGAAGAGATGATCGACGGGATTGCCGGCGGCCTGCGTTCTCACGCCCTGCAAGGAAAGATCGATCACGCCTTCCCTGCAGCTCAGCACGGTCAGGGGGTCGCAGCCGATGAAGGAGTAGCGCCCCCATCTCTCGCCGCCCTCGGCGCTCTCCAGCAGGAAGCCGTACTCGCCCTTGCTCAATTTCA
This genomic window contains:
- the trpB gene encoding tryptophan synthase subunit beta, whose amino-acid sequence is MRTRAATEAGAGTGRFGAFGGRYVPETLIAPLSELEQAYNEAAADPAFQAELASYLRDYAGRPTPLYEARRLSSAAGGAAIFLKREDLCHTGSHKINNTLGQCLLARRMGKRRVIAETGAGQHGVATATTAALLGLECDVFMGETDMARQSLNVFRMELLGARVIPVNTGSRTLKDAVNEALRDWVATSAHTHYCMGSVVGPHPFPAMVRELQSVIGREARQQHMESVGRLPDCLVACVGGGSNSMGLFHPFLSDSVHMVGVEAGGTGTAPGEHGSTLCLGTTGVLHGARSYLLQDGDGQVLETHSVSAGLDYPGVGPEHSFLRDSGRAEYVRVADEEALRAAEELCRYEGILPALESAHAVAYAVRLAADMPHGSSMVVCLSGRGDKDVHTLMDTRGARA
- a CDS encoding phosphoribosylanthranilate isomerase, coding for MLLLKVCGITRSEDAAAACASGFGAIGLVFAESPRRIGPERAREICSGISPSVLRIGVFAGEDGGEVRRIMDYCGLDLVQFHGGEDPGEVLRFGGRAIAALRPRSPEDLGRIADYHGVFAVLIDTWDPLLAGGTGRTCDWGLASLAAAGGRVILAGGLTPANVGEAVRRVRPFGVDVSSGVEAAPGKKDKALMREFARAARDAAGDVQEEVCDDENTSGD
- the trpC gene encoding indole-3-glycerol phosphate synthase TrpC: MRMFLDRAIASASRRVESRKAGVPAALLREACARASAPPDFLHGVRRGAGEGVRIIAEVKRASPSRGPIRPDLSVRDLVASYERGGARAVSVLTEPEFFGGSLEDLAEAHGATTLPLLRKDFIIDPYQLLEARAYGASAVLLIAAALPGEGLAGLLSEAAALGLDALVEVHDEPELEAALDAGAAIVGINNRDLRSLEVDLETTSRLAPLVPPERVLVSESGYARRGQLSHLTALGVDAVLVGEALVRGKDPCLSLMELAGGGRVTA
- the trpD gene encoding anthranilate phosphoribosyltransferase is translated as MADLDHAPREGVETIGAVIGRLTSGGSLDREGARETMRCLMRGEASDAQIASLLTALKMRGETAQEIAGFAEGMREAATAIRPEVRPLLDTCGTGGDGLCTFNISTAAAFIAAGAGAYIAKHGNRGVSSPCGSADVLEALGVTVELAPEEVRTCIEEVGIGFMFAPNFHPAMRHVMRARREMGVPTAFNLLGPLTNPAGAEVQVLGVGMGDKASLVAHALAEMGVKRAMVVHGEDGMDEFSTTSPTRVWEIGPGGVRFYRFDARELGIPRADLRDLVGGDAADNARIIAGEVLTGGPGPRRDIAVLNAAAALTVAGLAGGLREGVTIAERSIDSGAALGKLRELASLTRAMAARSAAAGTGGA
- a CDS encoding aminodeoxychorismate/anthranilate synthase component II, with amino-acid sequence MRRVLLIDNYDSFTFNLAQALEVLGAEVVTVRNDAVGAGELPGLAPTHLVISPGPGTPSGSGMTMDAVRLFAGKVPLLGVCLGHQAIGQCFGADLVRAPRPVHGKVSSISHDSRTIFQGLESPFEATRYHSLMLESIPEELEVSARSEDGLVMGVRHRHMPVEGVQFHPESILTSCGDRLLENFLAMEVGA
- the trpE gene encoding anthranilate synthase component I, with amino-acid sequence MQTISDPRNTASPVRGLYSPGEKEFTDLARHHNLVTVSRAVSADTETPVTAFLKLSKGEYGFLLESAEGGERWGRYSFIGCDPLTVLSCREGVIDLSLQGVRTQAAGNPVDHLFETMGAFNAYESGREPPFSGGAVGYLSYDLLPCMEDIELAASGGLGLPEMMFMFTRTSAAFDHLAGRLILMANVTIPPDASVGELRALYRQAIASLESMSGDLAGSIRRDASPDVYFLSEKTDFHGVESNFSREEYEAVVERAKEYIYAGDAFQIVPSQRFSLPLRCSPFNVYRSLRSENPSPYMFYLRFGDLHLIGSSPEPMVRQRGGRAVIRPIAGTRPRGRTPREDAALEEELLGDAKERAEHVMLVDLARNDLGRVCSPGSVRVERMLEVERFSHVMHLVSEVSGELRPGCGNRELLRATFPAGTVSGAPKIRACQIIDELEKDRRGPYAGAVGYISYGGDMDTCIAIRTIIAQGGRAHVQAGGGVVADSDPSREYEETRNKARALLRAVRLSEAREGVRS